Proteins from one Archocentrus centrarchus isolate MPI-CPG fArcCen1 chromosome 8, fArcCen1, whole genome shotgun sequence genomic window:
- the LOC115784600 gene encoding Golgi apparatus membrane protein TVP23 homolog B isoform X1 → MHRQDSLEAPLFGEDDENNQVKRPKMRHPLASFFHLFFRTSAILVYLLCDILSSRFVVCMVIIILLLSCDFWTVKNVSGRLLVGLRWWNQVDVDGKSHWVFESKKTDSKNTTPSAESRVFWLGLIVCPIFWILFVLSTIFSFNIKWLVVVVMGLVLQWANLYGYIRCKLGGKSNLRNIAKNYLGVQIFKQTWPRGPVEVQTKHHNVEER, encoded by the exons ATGCATAGACAG gaCTCCCTCGAGGCTCCTCTTTTTGGAGAAGATGATGAGAATAACCAGgtaaaaaggccaaaaatgaG ACATCCTCTGGCCTCCTTCTTCCATCTGTTCTTTCGAACAAGTGCCATCTTGGTCTATCTCCTCTGTGACATCCTCAGCAGCCGTTTTGTAGTCTGTATGGTCATCATCATCCTTCTGCTGTCGTGTGACTTCTGGACTGTCAAG AATGTATCTGGCAGATTGTTGGTGGGCCTTCGATGGTGGAATCAAGTGGATGTAGATGGGAAGAGCCACTGGGTGTTTGAGTCAAAGAAG acagacagcaaaaacacaacaccCAGTGCTGAATCACGGGTATTTTGGCTCGGACTTATTGTGTGCCCCATTTTCTGGATCCTTTTTGTGTTGAGCACCATCTTCTCCTTTAATATTAAATGGCTG GTTGTGGTAGTAATGGGCTTGGTTTTACAATGGGCAAACCTGTACGGTTACATCAGGTGCAAGCTGGGTGGAAAGTCTAACCTGAGAAACATTGCAAAGAACTATCTTGGTGTCCAGATTTTTAAACAG ACATGGCCAAGAGGACCTGTTGAAGTTCAGACCAAGCATCATAatgtggaagaaaggtga
- the LOC115784600 gene encoding Golgi apparatus membrane protein TVP23 homolog B isoform X2 — protein MHRQDSLEAPLFGEDDENNQVKRPKMRHPLASFFHLFFRTSAILVYLLCDILSSRFVVCMVIIILLLSCDFWTVKNVSGRLLVGLRWWNQVDVDGKSHWVFESKKTDSKNTTPSAESRVFWLGLIVCPIFWILFVLSTIFSFNIKWLVVVVMGLVLQWANLYGYIRCKLGGKSNLRNIAKNYLGVQIFKQAMKKPERL, from the exons ATGCATAGACAG gaCTCCCTCGAGGCTCCTCTTTTTGGAGAAGATGATGAGAATAACCAGgtaaaaaggccaaaaatgaG ACATCCTCTGGCCTCCTTCTTCCATCTGTTCTTTCGAACAAGTGCCATCTTGGTCTATCTCCTCTGTGACATCCTCAGCAGCCGTTTTGTAGTCTGTATGGTCATCATCATCCTTCTGCTGTCGTGTGACTTCTGGACTGTCAAG AATGTATCTGGCAGATTGTTGGTGGGCCTTCGATGGTGGAATCAAGTGGATGTAGATGGGAAGAGCCACTGGGTGTTTGAGTCAAAGAAG acagacagcaaaaacacaacaccCAGTGCTGAATCACGGGTATTTTGGCTCGGACTTATTGTGTGCCCCATTTTCTGGATCCTTTTTGTGTTGAGCACCATCTTCTCCTTTAATATTAAATGGCTG GTTGTGGTAGTAATGGGCTTGGTTTTACAATGGGCAAACCTGTACGGTTACATCAGGTGCAAGCTGGGTGGAAAGTCTAACCTGAGAAACATTGCAAAGAACTATCTTGGTGTCCAGATTTTTAAACAG GCAATGAAGAAACCGGAAAGACTTTGA
- the LOC115784599 gene encoding proton channel OTOP2-like: protein MCLNSGYQCNCLTTGNLCEPCRTRAEDMGTEEVNPSNHMNAAGQEKRASESELNISSSNVGNDHGRNWGWVLSGIICVNILILGCVLVVGSAYADIHITTPNLQVFLIIIILLTSIWMVYYSVFTAREENAVNYKDAHAGPVWLRGGLVLFGLLGIIMDIFKIVSYVGYLHCDSAVKVAFPVVQIAFIIVQTYFLWFHAKDCVQLQKNTSSCGLMLTLSTNLVLWMFAVADESVHQTVVPEDLTNITKLSFRSLYISKAGYGDDKCKCSHTSCSIFNQTYFYLYPFNIEYSIFASAMAYIMWKNVGRVVTEYAHHIKFRFEGIFIGPIFGLVLVFAGLGTFIVYEMEMQKEHHDNHKTDHALMMHFVMNIVIVSLMSAVTVIGSVIYRVDHRDRVSQKNPTRNLDVGLLVGASLGQFIISYFSIVAMVATEAKGYLSRLNLAWAIMMVVQLVLQNIFIIEGLHREPFHEVDESVAVFANPYVPEPSKDHYSHEGSNTNTNPHPEHKLLWKRRVLKEVCMFLLLGNIILWIMPAFGARPQFDYSMESEFYKFNIWAAVVNVGLPFGIFYRMHAVASLFEVFLNA from the exons ATGTGTTTAAACTCTGGCTATCAGTGTAACTGTCTGACCACTGGAAATCTATGTGAACCATGCAGGACGAGAGCTGAAGACATGGGAACAGAGGAGGTCAACCCATCAAACCACATGAATGCAGCGGGTCAGGAGAAAAGGGCAAGTGAATCCGAACTGAACATCTCTTCAAGCAATGTTGGAAATGACCATGGCCGAAACTGGGGATGGGTGCTCTCTGGGATCATATGTGTAAACATTTTGATCCTGGGTTGTGTCTTGGTCGTCGGAAGTGCTTACGCTGATATACATATAACAACCCCTAACCTGCAGGttttcctcatcatcatcatcctacTTACCTCTATCTGGATGGTTTATTATAGCGTCTTCACAGCGAGAGAAGAAAACGCTGTCAATTACAAGGATGCCCACGCTGGGCCTGTATGGCTCAGGG GAGGACTTGTGCTGTTTGGGCTCCTCGGCATTATCATGGACATTTTCAAGATAGTCAGCTATGTGGGATACCTCCACTGTGATTCTGCTGTTAAAGTCGCTTTCCCTGTGGTGCAAATTGCTTTCATAATTGTGCAG ACATACTTTTTGTGGTTCCACGCCAAAGACTGTGTGCAGCTACAAAAGAACACTTCTAG CTGTGGGCTGATGCTCACCCTCTCCACAAATCTGGTTTTGTGGATGTTTGCAGTAGCTGATGAGTCTGTTCACCAAACAGTTGTTCCTGAAGATCTGACCAACATCACTAAACTCTCCTTCCGAAGCTTGTACATCAGTAAAG CGGGTTACGGAGACGATAAGTGTAAGTGCAGCCACACTTCCTGCAGCATCTTCAACCAGACCTACTTCTACCTGTACCCTTTCAATATCGAGTACAGCATCTTTGCCTCTGCCATGGCCTACATCATGTGGAAAAATGTTGGTCGTGTAGTAACTGAATACGCCCACCACATCAAATTCCGATTTGAGGGCATATTTATCGGTCCTATTTTTGGACTTGTGTTAGTATTCGCAGGGCTGGGGACATTCATTGTATATGAGATGGAAATGCAAAAAGAACATCATGATAACCACAAGACAGACCATGCACTGATGATGCACTTTGTCATGAATATAGTCATAGTTAGCCTGATGTCTGCTGTCACTGTGATCGGCAGTGTGATCTACAGGGTTGATCACAGGGATCGTGTGTCACAGAAAAACCCCACACGCAACTTGGATGTAGGGTTGCTGGTAGGAGCCTCACTGGGCCAGTTCATCATTAGCTATTTCAGCATCGTAGCCATGGTTGCAACAGAAGCCAAAGGTTACCTGAGTAGGCTTAATCTGGCGTGGGCTATAATGATGGTGGTCCAGCTTGTCCTGCAGAACATTTTCATTATTGAGGGTCTGCATCGGGAACCCTTTCATGAAGTGGACGAGTCAGTCGCTGTGTTTGCAAATCCTTACGTGCCGGAGCCAAGCAAAGATCATTACAGCCACGAAggctcaaacacaaacacaaaccccCACCCAGAGCACAAACTGTTGTGGAAGCGACGAGTGTTGAAGGAGGTCTGTATGTTTCTGCTGCTGGGCAACATAATT CTGTGGATCATGCCTGCATTCGGCGCTCGCCCCCAGTTTGACTACAGCATGGAAAGTGAATTCTACAAATTCAACATATGGGCCGCTGTTGTAAATGTGGGACTTCCTTTTGGCATCTTTTACCGAATGCATGCTGTGGCCAGCCTTTTTGAGGTGTTTCTGAATGCGTAA
- the ush1ga gene encoding Usher syndrome type-1G protein homolog isoform X2, with product MNDRYHKAARDGYLDLLKEATRKDLNAPDEDGMTPTLWAAYHGNLEALRLIIARGGNPDKCDIWGNTPLHLAAANGHLNCLFFLVSFGANIWCLDNDYHTPLDMAATKNHMDCVRYLDSIAAKQTSLNPKLVSKLKDRAFHDAERRIKECMKMQKKHHKRMERKFYKEVSEMSASDVMSFSSYTSSSLSHKLHNFNTATVSVPYSQATLHATSRGKTKIQKKLERKKQGDGTFKIYEDGRKSVRSLSGLQLGNDVMFVKQGTYANPKDRGRRNVRDMFPRDNDDAISRAISEPDLHGPDVDYSEISTDSGHDSLFNRPGLGTMVFRRNYVSGGMFDLGQDAASLARSGNNVRLSSRLQQHQSLDEDSIGSASSLQGRNLEEVPWEEVELGLDDDDEPDTSPLEVFLATQSMSEFFSVFKREKIDLAALLLCSDHDFKSIHIPLGPRKKILDACKRRRETLEEPDCIEDTEL from the exons ATGAATGACAGGTACCACAAGGCGGCCCGGGACGGCTACCTGGACCTGCTAAAGGAGGCAACTCGGAAGGATCTCAATGCACCGGATGAGGATGGCATGACACCGACGTTATGGGCCGCTTATCACGGCAATCTGGAAGCTCTGCGACTGATCATTGCGAGGGG GGGAAACCCAGACAAGTGTGACATATGGGGCAACACGCCACTCCACCTTGCAGCTGCTAATGGTCACCTCAACTGCCTTTTCTTCCTGGTGTCTTTTGGTGCCAACATATGGTGCCTGGACAATGACTACCACACGCCTTTGGACATGGCTGCCACAAAGAATCACATGGATTGTGTTCGCTACCTGGATTCCATTGCTGCCAAGCAGACGAGCCTTAATCCCAAGCTGGTCAGCAAGCTGAAGGACCGGGCGTTTCATGATGCTGAGCGGCGAATCAAAGAATGCATGAAGATGCAGAAGAAGCACCACAAACGCATGGAGAGAAAGTTTTACAAGGAAGTCTCTGAGATGTCTGCATCAGATGTCATGAGCTtttccagctacacaagcagctCTCTTAGCCACAAGCTGCACAACTTTAACACAGCCACTGTCAGTGTGCCATATTCCCAG GCAACTCTCCATGCCACAAGCCGAGGGAAGACGAAGATCCAGaagaagctggagaggaaaaaacaaggAGATGGCACCTTTAAAATCTACGAAGATGGAAGGAAGAGTGTACGCTCCCTCTCTGGACTTCAGTTGGGTAATGATGTCATGTTTGTCAAACAAGGGACTTATGCCAACCCAAAGGACCGAGGCCGGCGCAATGTTCGTGACATGTTTCCCAGAGACAATGACGATGCCATTTCACGTGCCATCAGTGAGCCAGACCTGCACGGACCAGATGTGGACTATTCCGAGATCAGCACCGACTCTGGACACGATTCCCTTTTCAACCGACCCGGTCTTGGCACCATGGTCTTTAGGAGGAACTATGTGAGTGGAGGAATGTTTGACCTCGGACAAGATGCAGCCAGTTTGGCCCGGTCAGGCAATAATGTGCGTTTGTCCAGTCGGTTGCAGCAGCACCAGAGTCTAGACGAAGACAGCATTGGCAGTGCAAGCAGCCTACAGGGGAGAAACTTGGAGGAGGTGCCTTGGGAAGAGGTTGAACTCGggctggatgatgatgatgagcctGATACGAGCCCTTTGGAGGTCTTCCTCGCCACTCAGAGCATGAGCGagtttttctctgtcttcaAGAGGGAGAAGATCGACCTTGCAGCgctgctgctgtgctctgaTCATGACTTTAAGAGTATCCATATTCCCCTAGGACCAAGGAAAAAGATCTTAGATGCCTGTAAGAGGCGGCGAGAGACATTAGAGGAGCCTGACTGCATCGAGGACACCGAATTGTGA
- the ush1ga gene encoding Usher syndrome type-1G protein homolog isoform X1 translates to MNDRYHKAARDGYLDLLKEATRKDLNAPDEDGMTPTLWAAYHGNLEALRLIIARGGNPDKCDIWGNTPLHLAAANGHLNCLFFLVSFGANIWCLDNDYHTPLDMAATKNHMDCVRYLDSIAAKQTSLNPKLVSKLKDRAFHDAERRIKECMKMQKKHHKRMERKFYKEVSEMSASDVMSFSSYTSSSLSHKLHNFNTATVSVPYSQATLHATSRGKTKIQKKLERKKQGDGTFKIYEDGRKSVRSLSGLQLGNDVMFVKQGTYANPKDRGRRNVRDMFPRDNDDAISRAISEPDLHGPDVDYSEISTDSGHDSLFNRPGLGTMVFRRNYVSGGMFDLGQDAASLARSGNNVRLSSRLQQHQSLDEDSIGSASSLQGRNLEEVPWEEVELGLDDDDEPDTSPLEVFLATQSMSEFFSVFKREKIDLAALLLCSDHDFKSIHIPLGPRKKILDACKRRRETLEEPDCIEDTEL, encoded by the exons ATGAATGACAGGTACCACAAGGCGGCCCGGGACGGCTACCTGGACCTGCTAAAGGAGGCAACTCGGAAGGATCTCAATGCACCGGATGAGGATGGCATGACACCGACGTTATGGGCCGCTTATCACGGCAATCTGGAAGCTCTGCGACTGATCATTGCGAGGGG GGGAAACCCAGACAAGTGTGACATATGGGGCAACACGCCACTCCACCTTGCAGCTGCTAATGGTCACCTCAACTGCCTTTTCTTCCTGGTGTCTTTTGGTGCCAACATATGGTGCCTGGACAATGACTACCACACGCCTTTGGACATGGCTGCCACAAAGAATCACATGGATTGTGTTCGCTACCTGGATTCCATTGCTGCCAAGCAGACGAGCCTTAATCCCAAGCTGGTCAGCAAGCTGAAGGACCGGGCGTTTCATGATGCTGAGCGGCGAATCAAAGAATGCATGAAGATGCAGAAGAAGCACCACAAACGCATGGAGAGAAAGTTTTACAAGGAAGTCTCTGAGATGTCTGCATCAGATGTCATGAGCTtttccagctacacaagcagctCTCTTAGCCACAAGCTGCACAACTTTAACACAGCCACTGTCAGTGTGCCATATTCCCAG GCAACTCTCCATGCCACAAGCCGAGGGAAGACGAAGATCCAGaagaagctggagaggaaaaaacaaggAGATGGCACCTTTAAAATCTACGAAGATGGAAGGAAGAGTGTACGCTCCCTCTCTGGACTTCAGTTGGGTAATGATGTCATGTTTGTCAAACAAGGGACTTATGCCAACCCAAAGGACCGAGGCCGGCGCAATGTTCGTGACATGTTTCCCAGAGACAATGACGATGCCATTTCACGTGCCATCAGTGAGCCAGACCTGCACGGACCAGATGTGGACTATTCCGAGATCAGCACCGACTCTGGACACGATTCCCTTTTCAACCGACCCGGTCTTGGCACCATGGTCTTTAGGAGGAACTATGTGAGTGGAGGAATGTTTGACCTCGGACAAGATGCAGCCAGTTTGGCCCGGTCAGGCAATAATGTGCGTTTGTCCAGTCGGTTGCAGCAGCACCAGAGTCTAGACGAAGACAGCATTGGCAGTGCAAGCAGCCTACAGGGGAGAAACTTGGAGGAGGTGCCTTGGGAAGAGGTTGAACTCGggctggatgatgatgatgagcctGATACGAGCCCTTTGGAGGTCTTCCTCGCCACTCAGAGCATGAGCGagtttttctctgtcttcaAGAGGGAGAAGATCGACCTTGCAGCgctgctgctgtgctctgaTCATGACTTTAAGAGTATCCATATTCCCCTAGGACCAAGGAAAAAGATCTTAGATGCCTGTAAGAGGCGGCGAGAGACATTAGAGGAGCCTGACTGCATCGAGGACACCGAATT ATAA
- the amn gene encoding protein amnionless: protein MLKTPDMLLLFCLVGAASAMYKQWIPDTNYENKTNWDKGNVPCGNDIIQFPAQRKVSVFVETTHAVQEMRMPLDGEFILTSGAGFYVVGGQDPDCGTGVTTEFKDSESLQWFNPTLWQTAATLNDLQQGNFLFSVHDESVPCHYDDVVFKALSSFRVDTSSSHSSIAVKSVSVLGNTFTSQSEFSQYLSSSSGRLQFHGSSAATVGNSGCEDPSGCDCGNSVHHQQICSTITCDSPSCKKPLRPIGHCCDVCGAIVTIHFEEGFNLQTYRERIRHLFLALPQYKSIKLGMSKVLKSQRLMGIISLGTSSEIQVVMLDGEKGIQSAALAQDIVKDAHSHGSIMGITGAEVQSASEEQSGGSAGLVVGVVFGVFLLITLIIILAVLIRKGVVQMPTLSRFKNNSDMPDLGGPLDYGFDNPMFDKPSMMPDIPSLYGTGANNSISMTQTAVHFVNPVYDENETDFNV, encoded by the coding sequence ATGCTGAAAACACCAGACATGCTCCTGCTCTTCTGTCTTGTCGGGGCAGCAAGTGCCATGTACAAACAGTGGATTCCTGATACCAACTATGAGAATAAGACCAACTGGGACAAAGGGAATGTTCCCTGTGGCAATGACATAATTCAGTTTCCGGCTCAAAGaaaagtgtctgtgtttgtggagACCACACATGCTGTGCAGGAGATGAGGATGCCACTTGATGGAGAGTTCATCCTAACCTCAGGGGCTGGATTTTATGTTGTCGGTGGACAGGACCCAGACTGTGGAACGGGTGTCACGACTGAGTTCAAAGATTCTGAGTCACTTCAGTGGTTCAATCCAACTCTGTGGCAGACAGCTGCAACTCTGAATGACCTGCAGCAAGGAAACTTCCTCTTCTCGGTCCACGACGAGAGCGTCCCCTGCCATTATGACgatgttgtttttaaagcccTCTCCTCCTTCAGAGTGGACACCAGCTCCAGTCATTCTAGCATTGCTGTcaaatctgtgtctgtgctgggGAATACATTTACTAGCCAATCGGAGTTCTCCCAATATCTCAGCTCAAGTTCAGGCAGACTGCAGTTTCATGGATCCTCTGCTGCCACTGTTGGAAACTCAGGCTGTGAGGATCCCTCTGGCTGTGACTGTGGGAATTCTGTACACCATCAGCAGATCTGTAGCACAATAACATGTGACTCGCCAAGCTGCAAGAAGCCTCTTCGCCCCATAGGACACTGCTGTGATGTGTGTGGTGCCATTGTTACCATTCATTTTGAGGAAGGTTTTAACCTTCAGACTTACAGGGAACGAATCCGTCACCTTTTTCTTGCCCTGCCACAATACAAATCCATTAAGCTGGGGATGTCAAAAGTCTTAAAGTCACAACGGCTGATGGGGATCATCAGTCTTGGCACGTCATCTGAAATCCAGGTAGTAATGCTGGATGGAGAGAAGGGAATACAGTCTGCAGCTTTGGCTCAGGACATAGTGAAGGATGCTCATTCTCACGGCTCTATCATGGGAATCACAggagctgaagttcaaagtgcTTCCGAGGAGCAGTCTGGAGGCAGTGCAGGGCTGGTGGTTGGAGTTGTTTTTGGAGTTTTTCTACTGATTACACTCATTATTATCTTGGCTGTATTGATTCGTAAGGGGGTTGTTCAAATGCCAACTCTGAGCAGATTTAAGAATAACAGTGATATGCCAGATCTTGGTGGGCCTCTTGACTACGGTTTTGATAATCCTATGTTTGACAAGCCCTCGATGATGCCCGATATTCCTAGTCTATATGGGACTGGAGCTAATAATTCAATCTCTATGACTCAGACAGCTGTGCACTTTGTAAATCCAGTTTATGATGAGAATGAAACAGATTTTAATGTCTGA